From Streptomyces sp. NBC_00775, one genomic window encodes:
- the mreD gene encoding rod shape-determining protein MreD — protein MRFNRMLLSATLVVVALVLQVSVLARLHLPGAVPDLVLLTVLALAMVYGHVSGALIGFGAGLLADLAPPADHAAGRYALVLCVIGYLAGLVKPENGQLKSATGPMAVVVAAAVGSTLLYAGVGALVGDTAARHVGLGSLLFTAALYDLLLAPFVVPGLMALARRSENNPLGESSPSAKTADVSSRWLSSGTGLRIGSQRGGLRVKAAKARVARAGRIKGVKRL, from the coding sequence ATGCGTTTCAACCGGATGCTGCTCTCCGCCACCCTCGTGGTCGTCGCCCTGGTGCTCCAAGTGAGCGTCCTGGCCCGGCTCCACCTCCCGGGCGCCGTCCCGGACCTGGTGCTCCTGACCGTGCTCGCCCTCGCCATGGTCTACGGCCATGTCAGCGGCGCCCTCATCGGCTTCGGCGCGGGCCTGCTCGCCGACCTCGCCCCGCCCGCCGACCACGCCGCCGGGCGCTACGCCCTCGTGCTGTGCGTCATCGGCTACCTCGCGGGCCTGGTGAAGCCGGAGAACGGCCAGCTCAAGTCGGCGACCGGCCCGATGGCTGTGGTCGTCGCCGCCGCGGTCGGCTCCACCCTGCTGTACGCCGGTGTCGGCGCCCTCGTCGGCGACACCGCCGCCCGCCATGTCGGCCTCGGCAGCCTGCTGTTCACGGCCGCCCTGTACGACCTGCTGCTCGCGCCCTTCGTGGTCCCGGGGCTGATGGCCCTGGCCCGGCGCTCCGAGAACAACCCGCTCGGCGAGTCCAGTCCGTCCGCCAAGACGGCCGACGTCTCCTCGCGCTGGCTGTCGTCCGGCACCGGGCTGCGCATCGGCAGCCAGCGCGGCGGGCTCAGAGTGAAGGCCGCCAAGGCGCGGGTCGCCCGGGCGGGACGCATCAAGGGGGTCAAGCGGCTGTGA
- a CDS encoding rod shape-determining protein yields MSFIGRDMAVDLGTANTLVYVRGRGIVLNEPSVVAINTNTGGILAVGAEAKKMIGRTPGNIVAVRPLRDGVIADFEITERMLRYFILKIHKRRYLARPRVVVCVPSGITGVERRAVIEASSQAGARQVHIIEEPMAAAIGSGLPVHEATGNMVVDIGGGTTEVAVISLGGIVTAQSIRVAGDELDNAIIQHIKKEYSLLLGERTAEQIKITIGSAYDLDNDEHTEIRGRDLVSGLPKTVVISAAEVRKAIEEPVNAIIDAVKTTLDKCPPELSGDVMDRGIVLTGGGALLRGLDERLRRETGMPIHIAEDPLDSVALGSGKCVEEFEALQQVLDAQPRR; encoded by the coding sequence ATGTCGTTCATCGGCCGTGACATGGCTGTCGACCTCGGGACCGCCAACACGCTGGTGTACGTCAGGGGTCGCGGGATCGTACTCAACGAGCCGTCCGTCGTCGCGATCAACACCAACACCGGTGGGATCCTCGCGGTCGGCGCGGAAGCGAAGAAGATGATCGGGCGCACGCCCGGCAACATCGTTGCCGTACGTCCGCTGCGGGACGGCGTGATCGCCGACTTCGAGATCACCGAGCGTATGCTCCGCTACTTCATTCTGAAGATCCACAAGCGGCGCTACCTCGCCCGCCCCCGTGTCGTCGTCTGTGTGCCCTCGGGCATCACGGGTGTCGAGCGCCGTGCCGTCATCGAGGCGTCGTCCCAGGCCGGCGCCCGCCAGGTGCACATCATTGAGGAGCCCATGGCCGCGGCCATCGGATCCGGCCTGCCGGTCCACGAGGCCACGGGCAACATGGTGGTGGACATCGGTGGCGGCACCACGGAGGTCGCGGTCATCTCGCTCGGTGGCATCGTCACCGCCCAGTCCATCCGCGTCGCGGGCGACGAGCTGGACAACGCGATCATCCAGCACATCAAGAAGGAGTACTCGCTTCTTCTGGGTGAGCGGACGGCCGAGCAGATCAAGATCACGATCGGTTCCGCGTACGACCTCGACAATGACGAACACACCGAAATCCGCGGCCGGGACCTGGTCTCCGGCCTGCCCAAGACCGTCGTCATCTCCGCGGCCGAAGTGCGCAAGGCCATCGAAGAGCCGGTCAACGCGATCATCGACGCCGTGAAGACGACCCTCGACAAGTGTCCGCCGGAGCTCTCCGGTGACGTGATGGACCGCGGAATCGTTCTGACCGGCGGCGGAGCCCTGCTGCGCGGTCTCGACGAGCGGCTGCGCCGCGAGACCGGAATGCCGATCCACATCGCCGAGGACCCGCTGGACAGCGTGGCGCTCGGCTCCGGCAAGTGCGTCGAGGAGTTCGAGGCGCTCCAGCAGGTTCTGGACGCCCAGCCGCGCAGATGA
- a CDS encoding TIGR03960 family B12-binding radical SAM protein, which yields MSAESAVSVFPQLEALLPHVQKPIQYVGGELNSTVKPWDACDVRWALMYPDAYEVGLPNQGVMILYEVLNEREGVLAERTYSVWPDLEALMREHQVPQFTVDSHRPVKAFDVFGLSFSTELGYTNMLTALDLAGIPLESKDRTLDDPIVLAGGHAAFNPEPIADFIDAAIIGDGEQAVLDMTEIIRAWKAEGRPGGREEVLFRLAKTGNVYIPAFYDVEYLPDGRIARVVPNKSGVPWRVSKHTVMDLDEWPYPKQPLVPLAETVHERMSVEIFRGCTRGCRFCQAGMITRPVRERSITGIGDMVEKGLKATGFEEVGLLSLSSADHSEIGEIAKGLADRYEEDKIGLSLPSTRVDAFNVDLANELTRNGRRSGLTFAPEGGSERMRKVINKMVSEEDLIRTVSTAYGNGWRQVKLYFMCGLPTETDDDVLQIADMAMNVIAEGRKVSGQNDIRCTVSIGGFVPKPHTPFQWAPQLSAEETDARLEKLRDKIRGDKKYGRSIGFRYHDGKPGIVEGLLSRGDRRIGSVIRAVYEDGGRFDGWREHFSYERWMRCADKTLPAFGVDVDWYTTREKTYEEVLPWDHLDSGLDKDWLWEDWQDALDETEVEDCRWTPCFDCGVCPQMDTHIQIGPTGKKLLPLTVNKPVTSGHSH from the coding sequence ATGTCTGCCGAATCCGCTGTATCGGTCTTCCCGCAGCTCGAAGCTCTGCTCCCGCATGTGCAGAAGCCGATCCAGTACGTCGGCGGAGAGCTCAACTCCACGGTCAAGCCCTGGGACGCCTGTGACGTCCGCTGGGCGCTGATGTACCCCGACGCGTACGAGGTCGGGCTGCCCAACCAGGGCGTCATGATCCTCTACGAGGTACTGAACGAGCGCGAGGGCGTTCTCGCCGAGCGCACGTACAGCGTCTGGCCGGACCTGGAGGCGCTGATGCGCGAGCACCAGGTCCCTCAGTTCACGGTGGACAGCCACCGCCCGGTGAAGGCCTTCGACGTGTTCGGCCTGTCCTTCTCCACGGAGCTGGGCTACACGAACATGCTGACCGCCCTGGACCTGGCCGGGATCCCGCTGGAGTCCAAGGACCGCACGCTCGACGACCCGATCGTCCTGGCCGGCGGCCACGCGGCCTTCAACCCGGAGCCGATCGCCGACTTCATCGACGCGGCGATCATCGGCGACGGCGAGCAGGCCGTCCTCGACATGACCGAGATCATCCGCGCCTGGAAGGCGGAGGGCCGGCCGGGAGGCCGCGAAGAGGTCCTCTTCCGGCTGGCGAAGACGGGCAACGTCTACATTCCGGCGTTCTACGACGTCGAGTACCTCCCCGACGGCCGTATCGCCCGAGTCGTGCCCAACAAGTCGGGCGTTCCGTGGCGCGTGTCCAAGCACACGGTCATGGACCTCGACGAGTGGCCGTACCCGAAGCAGCCGCTGGTCCCGCTCGCGGAGACGGTCCACGAGCGCATGTCGGTCGAGATCTTCCGCGGCTGCACCCGCGGCTGCCGCTTCTGCCAGGCGGGCATGATCACCCGCCCGGTGCGTGAGCGTTCCATCACGGGCATCGGCGACATGGTCGAGAAGGGGCTGAAGGCGACCGGCTTCGAGGAGGTCGGCCTGCTGTCCCTGTCCTCCGCGGACCACTCGGAGATCGGCGAGATCGCCAAGGGCCTGGCCGACCGGTACGAGGAAGACAAGATCGGCCTCTCGCTGCCCTCCACCCGCGTGGACGCCTTCAACGTCGACCTGGCGAACGAGCTGACGCGCAACGGCCGCCGCTCGGGCCTGACCTTCGCCCCCGAGGGCGGCAGCGAGCGCATGCGCAAGGTCATCAACAAGATGGTCTCGGAAGAGGACCTCATCCGGACCGTCTCGACCGCGTACGGCAACGGCTGGCGCCAGGTGAAGCTGTACTTCATGTGCGGCCTTCCCACGGAGACGGACGACGACGTCCTGCAGATCGCCGACATGGCGATGAACGTGATCGCCGAGGGCCGCAAGGTCTCCGGCCAGAACGACATCCGCTGCACGGTCTCGATCGGCGGCTTCGTCCCCAAGCCCCACACCCCCTTCCAGTGGGCGCCGCAGCTCTCCGCCGAGGAGACGGACGCCCGCCTGGAGAAGCTCCGCGACAAGATCCGCGGCGACAAGAAGTACGGCCGCTCGATCGGCTTCCGCTACCACGACGGCAAGCCGGGCATCGTCGAGGGCCTGCTCTCCCGCGGTGACCGCCGCATCGGCTCCGTCATCCGCGCCGTCTACGAGGACGGCGGCCGCTTCGACGGCTGGCGCGAGCACTTCTCGTACGAGCGCTGGATGCGGTGCGCGGACAAGACGCTCCCCGCGTTCGGCGTGGACGTCGACTGGTACACGACGCGTGAGAAGACGTACGAGGAGGTCCTGCCCTGGGACCACCTGGATTCGGGGCTGGACAAGGACTGGCTCTGGGAGGACTGGCAGGACGCCCTCGACGAGACCGAGGTCGAGGACTGCCGCTGGACTCCGTGCTTCGACTGCGGTGTCTGCCCGCAGATGGACACTCACATCCAGATCGGCCCGACGGGCAAGAAGCTGCTGCCGTTGACGGTGAACAAGCCGGTGACCAGCGGACACAGTCACTGA
- the ndk gene encoding nucleoside-diphosphate kinase has product MSQRTLVLLKPDAVRRGLTGEIISRIERKAGWQITALELRTLDQDTLEQHYGEHKGKPFYEPLVEFMASGPVVALIVEGERVIEGVRALAGPTDPIAAAPGSIRGDFGVIVRENLIHASDSEESAEREVKIFFPGRG; this is encoded by the coding sequence GTGAGCCAGCGCACCCTCGTCCTTCTCAAGCCCGACGCCGTCCGTCGCGGCCTGACCGGCGAGATCATCAGCCGTATCGAGCGCAAGGCCGGTTGGCAGATCACCGCGCTGGAGCTGCGGACGCTGGACCAGGACACGCTGGAGCAGCACTACGGCGAGCACAAGGGCAAGCCGTTCTACGAGCCGCTGGTCGAGTTCATGGCCTCCGGCCCGGTCGTGGCGCTCATCGTCGAGGGCGAGCGCGTCATCGAGGGCGTACGGGCGCTGGCCGGGCCCACCGACCCGATCGCCGCCGCCCCCGGCTCGATCCGCGGCGACTTCGGTGTGATCGTCCGCGAGAACCTGATCCACGCCTCGGACTCCGAGGAGTCCGCCGAGCGCGAGGTGAAGATCTTCTTCCCCGGCCGCGGCTGA
- a CDS encoding CYTH and CHAD domain-containing protein yields the protein MADTKREIERKYEGPPAGEDVRLPDLSGVSGVSGVLDKGVAELDATYYDTPDQRLAAASLTLRRRTGGADAGWHLKIPVSEGVRDEIHAPLSDTVPRSLTGLVRSRVRDAELVPLVRLLSARDIRHLVDASGALLAEVSLDRVRAERLSGGEGTAEWTEIEVELADDGDPAFLDKVEKKLRKAGLSRSSSPSKLARALGETGQTGESGKRKKSAAAAATTAPAADAPVTAGDHVLAYLRAQRDAIVELDPAVRRDVYDSVHSMRVATRRMRSAFRSYAGVLDRTVTDPIGDELKWLAGELGVDRDQEVLTERLTAALDNLPRTLLSGPVRTRLRTWSHARGSGSRRHLIAVLDGKRYLALLAALDATVSDPPLLKAASGDPAKVIAKAVRKDFKKVSDLVGQALDRPPGADRDLAIHEARKKAKRTRYSAETATPALGRPAADLVKSMKSLQTLLGDHQDSVMSREALRDLAGQAHAAGESAFTYGVLYGREEQRAAAAEAALPGVWEAIEGQGAV from the coding sequence ATGGCGGACACCAAGCGCGAAATCGAGCGGAAGTACGAGGGTCCCCCGGCCGGCGAAGACGTGAGACTGCCGGACCTGAGCGGCGTTTCCGGAGTCTCGGGCGTCCTCGACAAGGGCGTGGCCGAGCTGGACGCCACCTACTACGACACGCCCGACCAGCGGCTCGCCGCCGCCTCGCTCACCCTCCGTCGCCGCACCGGCGGCGCGGACGCGGGCTGGCACCTCAAAATCCCCGTCTCCGAGGGCGTCCGCGACGAGATCCACGCCCCGCTCTCCGACACCGTGCCCCGCTCCCTGACCGGCCTCGTCCGCTCCCGCGTACGCGACGCCGAACTCGTCCCCCTCGTACGCCTCCTGTCGGCCCGGGACATCCGCCACCTCGTCGACGCCTCCGGCGCCCTCCTCGCCGAGGTCAGCCTCGACCGCGTCCGCGCCGAACGGCTCAGCGGCGGCGAAGGCACCGCGGAGTGGACCGAGATCGAGGTCGAGCTCGCGGACGACGGCGACCCCGCCTTCCTCGACAAGGTGGAGAAGAAGCTCCGCAAGGCGGGCCTGAGCCGCTCCTCCTCGCCCTCCAAGCTGGCGAGGGCGCTGGGGGAGACGGGACAGACGGGGGAGTCGGGGAAGCGCAAGAAGTCCGCAGCCGCCGCAGCCACCACGGCCCCCGCCGCGGACGCCCCGGTCACCGCGGGCGACCACGTCCTCGCCTACCTCCGCGCCCAGCGCGACGCGATCGTCGAGCTGGACCCCGCCGTCCGCCGCGACGTCTACGACTCCGTGCACAGCATGCGCGTCGCCACCCGCCGCATGCGCAGCGCCTTCCGCTCGTACGCGGGCGTCCTCGACCGCACCGTCACCGACCCGATCGGCGACGAACTGAAGTGGCTGGCCGGCGAGCTCGGCGTCGACCGCGACCAGGAAGTGCTCACCGAACGGCTGACGGCGGCGCTCGACAACCTGCCCCGCACCCTGCTCTCCGGCCCCGTCCGCACCCGCCTGCGTACCTGGTCCCACGCCCGCGGCTCCGGATCGCGACGCCATCTGATCGCCGTACTGGACGGGAAGCGGTACCTCGCCCTGCTGGCCGCGCTCGACGCGACCGTCTCCGACCCGCCGCTGCTCAAGGCGGCCTCCGGAGACCCGGCGAAGGTGATCGCGAAGGCGGTCCGCAAGGACTTCAAGAAGGTCTCCGACCTGGTCGGACAGGCCCTTGACCGGCCGCCGGGCGCGGACCGCGACCTGGCGATACACGAGGCCCGCAAGAAGGCCAAGCGCACCCGGTACTCGGCCGAGACGGCCACCCCCGCCCTCGGCAGGCCCGCCGCCGATCTGGTCAAGTCGATGAAGTCCCTGCAGACCCTGCTCGGCGACCACCAGGACAGCGTGATGAGCCGCGAGGCCCTGCGCGACCTCGCAGGTCAGGCGCATGCGGCGGGGGAGAGCGCGTTCACCTACGGGGTGCTGTACGGGCGCGAGGAGCAGCGGGCGGCGGCGGCCGAGGCGGCGCTGCCGGGGGTCTGGGAGGCGATCGAGGGGCAGGGAGCGGTCTGA
- a CDS encoding DUF4233 domain-containing protein produces MRTLCASTLIGEFFVIGFAGLVAMKDPDLSTSTVWTVCGIFMAVSVLLCGMITRPGGVQLGWALQIALIASGFVVPSMFFLGAIFAALWWASVHYGRKIDEAKARFAAQAQAQAQAPAEAGGNPA; encoded by the coding sequence GTGCGTACGCTCTGTGCTTCGACTCTGATCGGCGAGTTCTTCGTCATCGGCTTCGCCGGGCTCGTCGCCATGAAGGATCCCGATCTCTCGACGTCCACGGTGTGGACCGTCTGCGGGATCTTCATGGCCGTGAGCGTCCTGCTCTGCGGCATGATCACCCGGCCCGGCGGTGTCCAGCTCGGCTGGGCGCTGCAGATCGCGCTGATCGCCAGCGGCTTCGTCGTACCGTCCATGTTCTTCCTGGGCGCGATCTTCGCCGCCCTGTGGTGGGCGTCGGTCCACTACGGGCGGAAGATCGACGAGGCGAAGGCGAGATTCGCCGCGCAGGCGCAGGCGCAGGCGCAGGCACCGGCCGAAGCGGGCGGCAACCCGGCCTAG
- the mreC gene encoding rod shape-determining protein MreC — protein MRDTRESRLLLVLLIAIAFALITVDIRGGQDSPVDGARQAAATVFGPIENGVSSAVDPVGNAVAAVRDSGDRHDRIAQLEHDNVALKAKLGSDDRNRSRLKQLDKMIKVAGEGQYGIKGAEVIAIGAAQGFSWTVTIDVGANDGVKRDMTVLNGDGLVGRVTTVGPNTATVLLANDPDFTVGTRMESTDELGFASGQGDRPLRVELLNGKAKIKKGDRLVTFGSQADKPFVPGVPVGVVSRVDPSGGGLTRTIYVKPFVSFTRLDIVGVVVEAPSGDPRDTVLPPKPKPTPTPTVTVTVTPSESALIDDQQQ, from the coding sequence GTGAGGGACACACGAGAGAGCCGGCTGCTCCTGGTGCTGCTGATCGCCATCGCGTTCGCACTGATCACGGTGGACATCCGCGGTGGGCAGGACTCACCGGTCGACGGTGCCCGGCAGGCCGCCGCGACGGTCTTCGGCCCGATCGAGAACGGGGTGTCGTCCGCGGTCGATCCCGTCGGCAACGCGGTCGCGGCGGTCCGTGACTCGGGCGACCGGCACGACCGCATCGCCCAACTCGAGCACGACAACGTCGCGTTGAAGGCGAAGCTCGGCAGCGACGACCGCAACCGCAGCCGTCTCAAGCAGCTCGACAAGATGATCAAGGTGGCGGGCGAGGGCCAGTACGGCATCAAGGGTGCCGAGGTCATCGCGATAGGAGCGGCCCAGGGCTTCTCCTGGACCGTCACCATCGACGTCGGCGCCAACGACGGCGTCAAGCGCGACATGACGGTGCTGAACGGGGACGGGCTGGTCGGGCGGGTCACCACCGTCGGACCGAACACCGCGACCGTACTGCTCGCCAACGACCCGGACTTCACCGTCGGCACGCGGATGGAATCGACCGACGAACTCGGCTTCGCCTCCGGGCAGGGCGACCGCCCGCTGCGGGTGGAGCTGCTCAACGGCAAGGCGAAGATCAAGAAGGGTGACCGTCTGGTCACCTTCGGCTCGCAGGCCGACAAGCCGTTCGTGCCCGGCGTCCCGGTCGGTGTCGTGTCCCGTGTCGACCCGTCCGGCGGCGGCCTGACCCGCACGATCTACGTCAAGCCGTTCGTCTCGTTCACCAGGCTCGACATCGTCGGCGTCGTCGTCGAGGCCCCCAGCGGCGACCCGCGCGACACCGTGCTGCCACCGAAACCCAAGCCGACTCCCACACCGACGGTGACCGTCACGGTCACCCCCTCGGAGTCCGCGCTCATCGACGACCAGCAGCAGTAG
- the rodA gene encoding rod shape-determining protein RodA, with product MTGANNFSVSGYGPERAGWTRLFARDSLARRLDWPILLSAITLSLIGSALVYSATRNRTEINQGDQYYFLIRHLMNTGIGIGLMIGTVWLGHRTLRTAVPILYGLSVFLILAVLTPLGATVNGAHAWIVIGGGFSLQPSEFVKITIILGMAMLLAARVDAGDKAYPDHRTVLQSLGLAAVPIMIVMLMPDLGSVMVMVIIILGVLLASGASNRWVFGLLGTGALGAIAIWQLKILDEYQINRFAAFANPDLDPAGVGYNTNQARIAIGSGGLFGTGLGHGSQTTGQFVPEQQTDFVFTVAGEELGFVGAGLILVLLGVVLWRACRIARETTELYGTIVAAGIIAWFAFQAFENIGMTLGIMPVAGLPLPFVSYGGSSMFAVWVAVGLLQSIRVQRPMSA from the coding sequence ATGACCGGAGCGAACAACTTCTCCGTCTCCGGGTACGGGCCCGAGCGCGCGGGCTGGACACGCCTGTTCGCCCGCGACTCGCTGGCCCGCCGCCTCGACTGGCCGATACTGCTGTCGGCCATCACGCTCTCGCTGATCGGTTCGGCGCTCGTCTACTCGGCGACCCGCAACCGCACCGAGATCAACCAGGGCGACCAGTACTACTTCCTCATCCGCCACCTCATGAACACCGGCATCGGCATCGGCCTGATGATCGGCACGGTCTGGCTCGGCCACCGCACCCTGCGCACGGCCGTGCCGATCCTGTACGGCCTCTCGGTCTTCCTGATCCTCGCGGTGCTGACCCCGCTCGGCGCGACGGTCAACGGCGCACACGCCTGGATCGTGATCGGCGGCGGCTTCTCCCTCCAGCCCTCCGAGTTCGTGAAGATCACGATCATCCTGGGCATGGCGATGCTGCTGGCGGCCCGGGTCGACGCGGGCGACAAGGCCTACCCCGACCACCGCACGGTGCTGCAGTCCCTCGGTCTCGCCGCCGTCCCGATCATGATCGTCATGCTGATGCCCGACCTCGGCTCGGTCATGGTCATGGTGATCATCATCCTCGGCGTGCTGCTGGCCTCCGGGGCCTCCAACCGCTGGGTGTTCGGCCTGCTCGGCACCGGCGCGCTGGGCGCGATCGCGATCTGGCAGCTCAAGATCCTCGACGAGTACCAGATCAACCGCTTCGCGGCGTTCGCCAACCCCGATCTCGACCCGGCGGGCGTCGGTTACAACACCAACCAGGCGCGTATCGCCATCGGCTCGGGCGGCCTCTTCGGCACGGGCCTGGGCCACGGCTCGCAGACCACCGGCCAGTTCGTCCCCGAACAACAGACGGACTTCGTCTTCACGGTCGCGGGCGAGGAGCTGGGCTTCGTGGGTGCGGGGCTGATCCTGGTCCTGCTCGGCGTGGTCCTGTGGCGAGCCTGCCGCATCGCCCGCGAGACGACCGAGCTCTACGGCACGATCGTCGCCGCCGGCATCATCGCCTGGTTCGCCTTCCAGGCCTTCGAGAACATCGGCATGACCCTGGGCATCATGCCGGTCGCGGGCCTTCCTCTGCCCTTTGTCTCGTACGGCGGCTCGTCGATGTTCGCGGTGTGGGTGGCGGTGGGGTTGTTGCAGTCGATTCGGGTACAGCGGCCCATGTCGGCGTAG
- the mrdA gene encoding penicillin-binding protein 2, with product MTNIPETGRTPRVQIRLIVIQILVLSLLGTLGGRLWYLQIRNGDEYAKEASGNHVQQVVQPAVRGSILDARGVPIADNETRLVVSASRTDLLKMKDDGKAVLTKLAGVLGMKPEEVIQKVRLCDSKTPQPCWNGSPYQPIPITDEATAKQALQIRERSEDFPGITAEPEAVRRYAAPGKSNSAQVLGYLSPVTDDEITQAKDSDSPYLRSDQVGRSGLERQYDKELRGKAGVTRYEVDNLGRVIGKAKSDAAESGANLVTSIDSRVQRVAEYELNQAMKKARQQYDKITGENYKADSGAVVVMEAKTGRIVAMASEPTYDPNVWVGGISAKDYKALTGKNSDYPLLNRAIQGQSAPGSTFKVVSTAAAVQAGYEWDGGYPCTSSYSVGGQVFKNFEGESFGPISLGRALEVSCDTVFYGLADNEWKKDGGINPKKGKPKDYFFKTAHQFGLGKQTGVDLPNEVTGRVPDRQWKESYWKAYKDTWCKTGKKNGTYVEKIAYENCLEGNKMREGDEINYSIGQGDTLVTPVQEAMIYGAIANGGTLHAPTIGKAIVSADGKTVKEIKPKVNGKLPVSKSTLKGMDEAFAGVVTRGTAAWKFGGWPQDEIALHAKTGTAEVYGKQTTSWLATYTKDYTIIMTIAQAGTGSGASGEAVRNIYSAMYGVGEDGTIDKSKALLPTPEKSLPKIQSDGSIDAPAISKDPAKDVQASESPSPGATDQQLPAGTTASPTESNRNTRRRTARPRKRRGTRILT from the coding sequence GTGACCAACATCCCCGAGACCGGTCGGACCCCACGGGTCCAGATCCGACTCATCGTCATCCAGATTCTCGTACTCTCCCTCCTCGGCACCCTTGGCGGACGCCTCTGGTACCTCCAGATCCGCAACGGCGACGAGTACGCCAAGGAAGCCTCCGGCAACCACGTCCAGCAGGTCGTGCAGCCCGCCGTACGCGGCTCGATCCTCGACGCGCGCGGTGTGCCGATCGCCGACAACGAGACCCGGCTCGTGGTCTCCGCCTCGCGCACCGACCTGCTGAAGATGAAGGACGACGGCAAGGCGGTCCTGACCAAGCTGGCCGGGGTGCTGGGCATGAAGCCCGAAGAGGTCATCCAGAAGGTCCGGCTCTGCGACTCCAAGACGCCGCAGCCCTGCTGGAACGGCTCGCCGTACCAGCCGATCCCGATCACCGACGAGGCCACCGCCAAGCAGGCCCTGCAGATCCGCGAGCGCTCCGAGGACTTCCCCGGCATCACCGCCGAGCCCGAGGCCGTGCGCCGCTACGCCGCCCCCGGCAAGTCCAACTCCGCGCAGGTCCTCGGCTACCTCTCGCCCGTCACCGACGACGAGATCACCCAGGCCAAGGACTCCGACTCGCCCTACCTCCGTTCCGACCAGGTCGGCCGCTCCGGCCTTGAGCGCCAGTACGACAAGGAACTGCGCGGCAAGGCGGGCGTCACCCGCTACGAGGTCGACAACCTCGGCCGCGTCATCGGCAAGGCCAAGAGCGACGCGGCCGAGTCCGGCGCCAACCTCGTCACCAGCATCGACTCCCGGGTGCAGCGCGTCGCCGAGTACGAGCTGAACCAGGCGATGAAGAAGGCACGCCAGCAGTACGACAAGATCACCGGCGAGAACTACAAGGCCGACTCGGGCGCCGTCGTCGTGATGGAGGCCAAGACCGGCCGGATCGTCGCCATGGCGTCCGAGCCGACGTACGACCCGAACGTCTGGGTCGGCGGCATCTCCGCCAAGGACTACAAGGCCCTCACCGGGAAGAACTCCGACTACCCGCTGCTCAACAGGGCCATACAGGGTCAGTCCGCACCCGGTTCGACGTTCAAGGTGGTCTCCACGGCCGCCGCCGTCCAGGCCGGCTACGAGTGGGACGGCGGCTACCCCTGCACCAGCTCGTACTCCGTCGGCGGCCAGGTCTTCAAGAACTTCGAGGGGGAGAGCTTCGGCCCCATCTCGCTCGGCCGCGCCCTGGAAGTCTCCTGCGACACCGTCTTCTACGGCCTCGCCGACAACGAGTGGAAGAAGGACGGCGGCATCAACCCCAAGAAGGGGAAGCCGAAGGACTACTTCTTCAAGACCGCCCACCAGTTCGGCCTCGGCAAGCAGACCGGCGTCGACCTGCCCAACGAGGTCACCGGCCGTGTCCCGGACCGCCAGTGGAAGGAGAGCTACTGGAAGGCCTACAAGGACACCTGGTGCAAGACCGGTAAGAAGAACGGCACTTACGTCGAGAAGATCGCGTACGAGAACTGCCTCGAGGGCAACAAGATGCGCGAGGGCGACGAGATCAACTACTCCATCGGCCAGGGCGACACCCTCGTCACCCCGGTCCAGGAGGCCATGATCTACGGGGCGATCGCCAACGGCGGCACCCTGCACGCGCCGACCATCGGCAAGGCGATCGTCAGCGCCGACGGCAAGACCGTCAAGGAGATCAAGCCCAAGGTCAACGGCAAGCTGCCGGTCAGTAAGTCCACGCTCAAGGGCATGGACGAGGCCTTCGCGGGCGTCGTCACCCGCGGTACCGCCGCCTGGAAGTTCGGCGGCTGGCCGCAGGACGAGATCGCGCTGCACGCCAAGACCGGTACCGCCGAGGTCTACGGCAAGCAGACCACCTCGTGGCTGGCCACGTACACCAAGGACTACACGATCATCATGACGATCGCCCAGGCCGGTACGGGTTCGGGCGCCTCCGGTGAGGCCGTGCGCAACATCTACAGCGCGATGTACGGCGTCGGCGAGGACGGCACGATCGACAAGTCGAAGGCGCTGCTGCCCACCCCGGAGAAGAGCCTGCCGAAGATCCAGAGCGACGGTTCGATCGACGCCCCGGCGATCTCCAAGGACCCGGCCAAGGACGTGCAGGCCAGTGAGTCCCCCTCGCCCGGGGCCACCGACCAGCAGCTGCCCGCCGGCACGACGGCGTCGCCGACCGAGAGCAACCGCAATACCCGTAGGCGTACGGCCCGCCCGAGGAAACGGCGGGGGACGAGGATCCTGACATGA